A single region of the Onychomys torridus chromosome 11, mOncTor1.1, whole genome shotgun sequence genome encodes:
- the LOC118593473 gene encoding cytochrome c oxidase subunit 6C-2-like → MSSGTLPKPQMRGLLAKRLWVHIVGAFVMALGVAASYRFGVAEPRKKAYADFYRHYDSRKDFEEMRRAGIFQSVK, encoded by the coding sequence ATGAGTTCCGGTACGTTGCCAAAACCTCAGATGCGTGGTCTTCTGGCCAAGCGCCTGTGGGTTCACATTGTTGGCGCATTCGTTATGGCCCTGGGAGTTGCCGCTTCCTATAGGTTTGGCGTGGCTGAGCCCAGAAAGAAGGCATATGCAGATTTCTACAGGCATTATGACTCCAGGAAGGACTTTGAAGAGATGAGGAGGGCTGGTATCTTCCAGAGTGTGAAGTGA
- the LOC118593542 gene encoding olfactory receptor 10J5, whose product MQRKNFTEVTEFIFLGFSSFGKHQITLFVVFLTIYILTLAGNIVIVMITYMDHHLHTPMYFFLSMLASSETVYTLVIVPRMLSSLIFHNLPISLAGCATQMFFFVTLANNNCFLLTAMGYDRYVAICDPLRYMVIMSKGMCAWLVCGSLGTGLVMAVLHVPAMFNLPFCGTVVEHFFCDIYPVMKLSCVDTTLNEIINYGVSSFVILVPIGLIFISYVLIISSILKIASAEGRKKTFATCASHLTVVIVHYGCASIAYLKPKSESSVEKDLLLSVTYITITPLLNPVVYSLRNKEVKDALCRAVGRNTS is encoded by the coding sequence ATGCAGAGGAAGAACTTCACTGAAGTGACAGAATTCATCTTCTTGGGATTCTCTAGCTTTGGAAAACATCAAATAACTCTCTTTGTGGTTTTCTTAACAATCTACATTTTAACTTTGGCTGGCAACATCGTCATCGTGATGATCACATACATGGACCATCACCtccacactcccatgtacttcttcctgagCATGTTGGCAAGTTCAGAGACTGTATACACACTGGTTATTGTCCCAAGAATGCTTTCTAGCCTGATTTTTCACAATCTTCCCATATCTTTGGCAGGTTGTGCAACCCAAATGTTCTTTTTTGTCACCTTGGCTAACAACAACTGTTTTCTGCTCACAGCAATGGGTTATGACCGTTATGTGGCCATTTGTGATCCCCTGAGATATATGGTCATCATGAGCAAAGGAATGTGTGCCTGGTTGGTTTGTGGATCTTTGGGAACTGGTCTGGTTATGGCAGTTCTTCATGTGCCAGCCATGTTCAATTTGCCCTTCTGTGGCACAGTGGTGGAACACTTTTTCTGTGACATATACCCAGTAATGAAACTTTCTTGTGTTGATACCACTCTCAATGAGATAATAAACTATGGTGTAAGTTCATTTGTGATTCTTGTGCCCATAGGGCTGATATTCATCTCCTATGTCCTCATCATCTCTTCTATCCTTAAGATCGCCTCAGCTGAAGGCCGGAAGAAAACCTTCGCCACCTGTGCCTCTCATCTCACTGTGGTCATTGTCCATTATGGCTGTGCCTCTATTGCCTATCTCAAACCCAAGTCAGAAAGTTCAGTAGAAAAAGATCTTCTTCTCTCTGTGACATACATCACCATTACTCCCCTGCTGAACCCTGTTGTCTACAGTCTCAGAAACAAAGAGGTCAAGGATGCTCTATGCAGAGCTGTGGGGCGAAACACTTCTTAA